One window of Flexivirga oryzae genomic DNA carries:
- the purM gene encoding phosphoribosylformylglycinamidine cyclo-ligase, whose protein sequence is MPDSPQITYAAAGVDVEAGDKAVELMKASVRRATRPEVIGGLGGFAGLFDASAIARFTHPVLATSTDGVGTKVAIAQAMDVHHTIGFDLVGMVVDDIVVCGAEPLFMTDYIATGKVVPERIAAIVQGIAAACEQANVALVGGETAEHPGLLEPSEYDVAGAATGAAERSQLLTPELVQAGDVVLGIPSSGLHSNGFSLVRRVIASAGWQLDRTVPEFGRTLGEELLTPTRVYAADLLRLIRALPVHALSHVTGGGLAANLARVLPTGLTAVLDRGSWTPPPVFSVIGELGNVPQEDLERTLNQGVGFAAVLPETAVDDALAMLAECGLPSWVMGGVRPTHEVDASVAEIVSGAKGAHSGGAQLIGAHAS, encoded by the coding sequence ATGCCCGACTCCCCGCAGATCACGTATGCCGCAGCCGGCGTCGACGTCGAGGCGGGTGACAAGGCCGTCGAGCTGATGAAGGCGTCGGTGCGGCGCGCCACCCGGCCCGAGGTGATCGGCGGGCTGGGCGGTTTCGCCGGGCTGTTCGACGCGTCCGCGATCGCCCGCTTCACCCACCCGGTCCTCGCGACCTCGACCGACGGCGTCGGCACCAAGGTCGCCATCGCGCAGGCGATGGACGTGCACCACACCATCGGCTTCGACCTGGTCGGCATGGTCGTCGACGACATCGTCGTCTGCGGCGCCGAGCCGCTGTTCATGACCGACTACATCGCCACCGGCAAGGTCGTACCGGAGCGGATCGCCGCGATCGTGCAGGGCATCGCCGCCGCCTGCGAGCAGGCGAACGTCGCCCTCGTCGGCGGCGAGACCGCCGAACACCCGGGGCTGCTGGAGCCGAGCGAGTATGACGTGGCCGGTGCCGCCACCGGCGCCGCCGAACGGTCGCAGCTGCTCACGCCGGAGCTGGTGCAGGCGGGCGACGTCGTGCTCGGCATACCCTCCAGCGGGCTGCACTCCAACGGCTTCTCGCTGGTCCGCCGCGTGATCGCCTCGGCCGGCTGGCAGCTGGACCGTACCGTGCCGGAGTTCGGCCGCACGCTGGGCGAGGAGCTGCTCACCCCGACCCGGGTGTATGCCGCCGACCTGCTCCGGCTGATCCGGGCGCTCCCGGTGCACGCGCTGTCGCACGTGACCGGCGGTGGCCTCGCCGCGAACCTGGCGCGGGTGCTGCCGACCGGGCTGACCGCGGTGCTGGACCGCGGCAGCTGGACACCGCCGCCGGTGTTCTCGGTGATCGGCGAGCTCGGCAACGTCCCGCAGGAGGACCTCGAACGCACCCTCAACCAGGGTGTCGGGTTCGCGGCGGTGCTGCCGGAGACTGCCGTCGACGACGCGCTGGCGATGCTCGCCGAATGCGGGCTACCCAGTTGGGTGATGGGTGGTGTCCGGCCGACACACGAGGTCGACGCGAGTGTCGCGGAAATCGTCAGCGGTGCCAAGGGAGCACACTCCGGTGGCGCGCAGCTGATCGGTGCGCACGCTTCCTGA
- a CDS encoding DUF3073 domain-containing protein produces the protein MGRGRAKAKQTKVARELKYFSPDTDLNALERELRSKSHDRAEDAEESRDDDDYGDYADWASHRG, from the coding sequence ATGGGGCGCGGCCGGGCCAAGGCAAAGCAGACCAAGGTTGCCCGGGAGTTGAAGTACTTCTCTCCCGACACCGATCTGAATGCACTCGAGCGCGAACTTCGCTCGAAGTCGCACGACCGGGCGGAGGACGCCGAGGAGTCGCGCGACGACGACGACTACGGCGACTACGCCGACTGGGCATCCCACAGGGGTTGA
- a CDS encoding DUF4352 domain-containing protein has translation MTHYNGPQDPTQWGGQPPQGGPYPPVPPGPAPKKNWFARHKILTGLFGLVALIVVVSIATSAGSSGNSSDAAGQPVTSPAATSAAAAPNAAVKDTPAARQTKTKAAEKTTSKPAPAKDTAPHIGTPVRSGDLQFTVTKVVRDQTSVGEDFMAEKAQGRYTLVYVTVRNVGDDSETFFDDDQKIKDADSKTYSPDSAAELAMKNNDVWLSDINPGNAVDGVLVYDMPVGVKATAIDFSGGLFDDAKTVQLH, from the coding sequence ATGACTCACTACAACGGACCGCAGGACCCCACCCAGTGGGGTGGACAACCGCCGCAGGGCGGCCCCTACCCGCCGGTGCCGCCCGGGCCGGCACCCAAGAAGAACTGGTTCGCGCGGCACAAGATCCTCACCGGACTGTTCGGGCTCGTCGCGCTGATCGTGGTCGTGAGCATCGCGACGAGCGCCGGGTCGTCCGGGAACTCCTCGGACGCCGCCGGCCAACCGGTGACCTCACCCGCGGCGACGAGTGCGGCGGCCGCACCCAACGCGGCCGTCAAGGACACACCCGCCGCACGGCAGACGAAGACGAAGGCGGCCGAGAAGACCACGTCGAAGCCGGCGCCCGCGAAGGACACCGCACCACACATCGGCACCCCGGTGCGGTCCGGCGACCTGCAGTTCACCGTCACCAAGGTCGTCCGCGACCAGACCTCCGTGGGCGAGGACTTCATGGCGGAGAAGGCGCAGGGTCGGTACACCCTGGTCTACGTCACCGTCCGGAACGTCGGTGACGACTCCGAGACGTTCTTCGACGACGACCAGAAGATCAAGGACGCCGACAGCAAGACGTACTCGCCCGACTCCGCCGCGGAGCTCGCGATGAAGAACAACGACGTCTGGCTGTCCGACATCAACCCCGGCAACGCCGTCGACGGAGTGCTCGTCTACGACATGCCGGTCGGGGTGAAGGCGACCGCGATCGACTTCAGCGGCGGGCTCTTCGACGACGCGAAGACGGTGCAACTGCACTGA